In one window of Frigoriglobus tundricola DNA:
- a CDS encoding ExbD/TolR family protein codes for MAVKPPKAFDVWFVAANTVYKAVPYNVVADWTQQGRLAAADQVRPAGTEAAWVPVAKHDLFSDYLPRATATRAPRPAAPRARSCDGGNDRGAVDATEPAAAPVELPDPEPGPAVSRFEDDDEVDMIPLIDISMVLLVFFIIIQAAGALAPVDVPEMKYAGQLRDDPDAITITIEKLNAESVYYSVRVGPSAALPSRDLLPTPEAAIQALNEALSGVTRPPEVRIACRKDLPRERVYELRRELEPLRKKGIINSTVATVVEAPNQ; via the coding sequence ATGGCCGTCAAGCCGCCGAAAGCGTTCGACGTGTGGTTCGTCGCGGCGAACACCGTTTACAAGGCCGTGCCGTACAACGTGGTCGCGGACTGGACGCAGCAGGGCCGCCTCGCGGCCGCCGATCAGGTGCGCCCGGCCGGCACCGAGGCGGCCTGGGTGCCCGTGGCCAAGCACGACCTGTTTTCGGACTACCTCCCGCGAGCGACCGCGACCCGAGCGCCGCGGCCCGCCGCGCCGCGCGCGCGCAGCTGCGATGGCGGGAACGACCGCGGAGCGGTCGACGCGACCGAGCCCGCCGCGGCTCCGGTCGAACTGCCCGACCCGGAACCGGGGCCGGCGGTCAGCCGGTTCGAGGACGACGACGAAGTGGACATGATCCCGCTCATCGACATCAGCATGGTGCTGCTGGTGTTCTTCATCATCATTCAGGCGGCGGGCGCGCTCGCACCCGTCGACGTGCCCGAGATGAAGTACGCCGGGCAGCTCCGCGACGACCCCGACGCGATCACGATCACGATCGAGAAGCTGAACGCGGAGAGCGTCTACTACTCGGTCCGGGTGGGGCCGTCGGCCGCCCTCCCGAGTCGCGACCTGCTCCCGACGCCGGAAGCGGCGATCCAGGCGCTCAACGAGGCCCTGTCCGGGGTCACCCGCCCGCCGGAGGTGCGGATCGCGTGCCGCAAGGACCTGCCGCGCGAGCGGGTGTACGAGCTACGCCGCGAACTGGAGCCGCTCCGCAAGAAGGGCATCATCAACTCCACCGTCGCCACCGTCGTCGAGGCACCGAACCAATGA
- a CDS encoding ExbD/TolR family protein, with translation MSAWQVRKEGAPEVYTLASEADVVTAMRDGHFVPFDEVKGPRDEFWLPLETHPVFAEAALDVDPPPPEVTDETHLDMNPLIDVCLVLLIFFILTITYASLERAVDVPEDSPDEKGAKKIDYREIKDRVFKVIVKMDGEQPVITIEGKKVPLDRVYAEMETVIGTTGRKEMLLDIDRDVPWGVETAVLDAAKGNKVHNIINNQRPRR, from the coding sequence ATGAGCGCCTGGCAGGTCCGCAAAGAGGGGGCGCCGGAGGTCTACACGCTGGCGTCCGAGGCCGACGTCGTGACGGCGATGCGGGACGGCCACTTCGTCCCCTTCGACGAGGTGAAAGGCCCGCGCGACGAGTTCTGGCTGCCGCTCGAAACGCACCCCGTGTTCGCGGAGGCGGCCCTCGACGTGGACCCGCCGCCGCCCGAGGTGACCGACGAGACGCACCTCGACATGAACCCGCTCATCGACGTGTGCCTCGTGCTGCTCATCTTCTTCATCCTCACCATCACCTACGCGTCGCTCGAACGCGCCGTCGATGTTCCCGAGGACTCGCCCGACGAAAAGGGGGCGAAGAAGATTGATTACCGGGAGATCAAGGACCGGGTGTTCAAGGTGATCGTGAAGATGGACGGCGAGCAGCCGGTCATCACGATCGAGGGCAAGAAGGTGCCCCTGGATCGCGTGTACGCCGAGATGGAGACGGTCATCGGTACGACCGGTCGCAAGGAGATGCTGCTGGACATCGACCGCGACGTGCCCTGGGGCGTCGAAACGGCCGTTCTCGATGCGGCGAAGGGGAACAAGGTTCACAACATCATCAACAACCAGCGCCCGCGGCGCTAA